A genomic region of Pseudovibrio sp. Tun.PSC04-5.I4 contains the following coding sequences:
- a CDS encoding class I SAM-dependent methyltransferase gives MIHHTIFTDPSVAQFYELGEVVRSDYDFCKAQAANARSILDLGCGTGELTVQLTKGRHVVGLDPATAMLDIARARAGGENVTWIEGDARNFSLNEHFDLVVLTGHSFQFFLNEKDQLSALNCIAKHLSPNGRFIFDTRNPDFGGRKTREKHETLQCRVHPDLGEIESWNISEYDEENRILSFVNVYKHLETGEVYSAPSQIKYTNQNKIKALIKQAGLHVDEWLGEWTGEPYNPASREIIPIGRKA, from the coding sequence ATGATTCACCACACAATCTTTACTGACCCTTCCGTTGCACAGTTTTATGAGCTTGGTGAAGTTGTCCGCTCTGACTATGATTTTTGCAAAGCTCAGGCAGCAAACGCCCGTTCAATTTTGGACTTAGGCTGCGGAACGGGTGAGCTCACTGTTCAGCTCACAAAAGGACGACACGTCGTTGGGTTGGACCCCGCCACAGCAATGTTGGATATTGCGAGAGCTAGAGCGGGGGGAGAAAATGTGACGTGGATTGAAGGCGATGCGCGCAACTTCTCTCTCAATGAGCATTTCGATCTTGTAGTCTTGACGGGCCACTCCTTTCAGTTTTTCCTGAATGAAAAAGACCAACTGTCCGCTTTGAACTGCATAGCAAAACACCTCTCTCCCAATGGGCGCTTTATCTTTGACACCCGCAACCCGGATTTTGGGGGCCGCAAGACAAGAGAAAAACACGAAACACTGCAGTGTCGTGTGCATCCAGATCTCGGTGAAATCGAAAGCTGGAACATCTCCGAGTACGATGAGGAAAATCGTATCCTCAGTTTCGTTAATGTCTACAAACATCTGGAGACGGGCGAGGTCTATAGTGCACCCTCTCAGATCAAATACACCAATCAAAACAAGATCAAGGCTCTGATAAAACAGGCGGGCCTGCACGTAGATGAATGGCTAGGAGAGTGGACGGGCGAGCCGTACAATCCGGCTTCTCGTGAGATCATCCCGATTGGAAGAAAAGCGTAG
- a CDS encoding GNAT family N-acetyltransferase: MATIPIPQTVHIHELAESDAIDLLKFERANKSFFEKWVPARTEDYFELESLKEIIRELVMDEDHFFLVRNEEYQLIGRINLRAAGASTDGGAELGYRIGEAFGGKGFAKASTLALIQHLKAEGGPSSLIAFAAVNNPASSSVLKACGFQQDATGTKSVQLNDQTLTLHKYTRLLEA; this comes from the coding sequence ATGGCAACAATTCCAATTCCGCAAACGGTACACATTCATGAGTTGGCCGAGAGTGATGCCATTGATTTACTGAAATTTGAAAGAGCCAATAAGTCTTTCTTTGAGAAATGGGTTCCAGCTCGCACCGAAGACTATTTTGAACTGGAAAGCCTCAAAGAGATTATCCGCGAGCTTGTTATGGACGAGGATCATTTTTTCCTCGTTAGAAACGAAGAGTACCAACTGATCGGCAGAATTAATCTGCGTGCAGCAGGCGCTAGTACTGATGGAGGTGCAGAACTCGGCTATCGCATCGGAGAAGCATTCGGCGGGAAGGGATTTGCCAAAGCCTCAACCCTCGCGCTTATTCAACATTTGAAGGCGGAAGGCGGGCCGTCCTCCCTAATCGCCTTTGCCGCAGTTAATAATCCGGCATCCTCAAGCGTCCTCAAAGCCTGTGGCTTCCAACAGGACGCGACAGGCACCAAATCTGTTCAACTGAACGACCAAACGCTGACCCTGCACAAATATACACGTCTCCTGGAGGCATAA
- a CDS encoding YgjV family protein, translated as MDLYIIQALGITAFAVNMVGFSTSRDQLLRSLIFLSASLFCIHYVLLGAYVAGLSLALSGLRSLISLKYKGNRWFFGFAIVQTLMSLAIYDSPFDLLPWSASLLNGYAMFCLSGIRMRVVMLVGAALWCSNAVIVGSWGGAINDLTNGTLLLVTIYRMKTATNKEVLNQA; from the coding sequence ATGGATCTCTATATTATTCAAGCCCTTGGTATAACGGCTTTTGCAGTCAACATGGTTGGCTTTTCAACTTCCCGAGATCAGTTGCTCCGCAGCCTGATTTTCCTCAGCGCCAGTCTGTTTTGCATACACTACGTATTACTGGGTGCATATGTTGCTGGTCTAAGCCTTGCGCTTAGCGGTTTGCGATCCTTAATATCGTTGAAATACAAAGGAAATCGCTGGTTTTTTGGCTTTGCTATTGTGCAAACGCTGATGAGCCTTGCCATTTATGACTCTCCCTTCGACCTTTTACCATGGTCTGCCTCCCTCCTCAACGGCTATGCCATGTTCTGCTTAAGCGGCATCCGTATGCGCGTTGTCATGCTGGTTGGTGCTGCCCTCTGGTGTTCAAATGCTGTCATCGTCGGGTCCTGGGGCGGCGCAATAAATGACCTGACAAACGGCACACTGTTGCTCGTAACCATTTATCGCATGAAAACGGCCACAAATAAGGAAGTGCTTAACCAAGCCTGA
- a CDS encoding 3-oxoacyl-[acyl-carrier-protein] synthase III C-terminal domain-containing protein, translating into MPVYLTGLATAVPPYELTQNLVLEYARRILGPKFAQFERMSGTFLNAGVEKRYSLAPLEWFLEPQNWRTRNEVYLRGGTELFIDAARRALLKAGLRAQDIDTIVTVSSTGIATPTLEAQAWSQMGFRQDILRVPVFGLGCAGGVSGMAIARELAQAKPGTNVLLVALEACTLSFRSDRLTKADIIATVLFGDGAAAACLSTNMPEDTRKTIELGSGQQEIWPDTLNIMGWNVDESGLGVVFDRSIPDFARDHFKDVTDRRLSAQGLSMQDLTRFVCHPGGAKVVQALEQALDLPSNSLDAEREVLRDYGNMSAPTALFVLERVLEQPKPGLMMMCALGPGFTASFLPITVVAQPSSSASLATDHTEPTGVINA; encoded by the coding sequence ATGCCCGTTTATCTGACCGGCCTTGCGACAGCGGTGCCGCCCTACGAATTAACTCAGAACCTGGTGTTGGAGTATGCACGCCGCATCCTCGGTCCAAAGTTCGCCCAGTTTGAGCGCATGTCTGGCACTTTTTTAAATGCAGGCGTTGAAAAACGCTATTCTCTTGCGCCGCTGGAATGGTTTTTAGAACCACAAAACTGGCGGACACGCAATGAGGTGTACCTACGCGGTGGAACAGAACTGTTTATTGATGCTGCCCGAAGAGCGCTCTTGAAGGCAGGCCTGCGTGCACAAGACATAGACACAATCGTAACAGTTTCATCCACTGGCATTGCCACCCCAACATTGGAAGCACAGGCATGGAGCCAAATGGGGTTTCGGCAGGATATTCTGCGGGTTCCGGTTTTCGGCCTCGGTTGCGCTGGCGGTGTATCCGGCATGGCAATCGCGCGCGAGCTTGCCCAAGCCAAACCCGGTACCAACGTACTGCTGGTTGCACTGGAAGCCTGCACGCTCTCATTCCGGTCTGATCGTCTCACCAAGGCTGATATCATCGCAACTGTATTGTTTGGGGACGGCGCTGCAGCTGCATGCCTTTCCACCAACATGCCAGAAGACACGCGCAAAACTATAGAGCTGGGTTCGGGCCAGCAGGAGATTTGGCCCGATACACTCAACATTATGGGCTGGAATGTAGATGAGAGCGGGCTTGGTGTGGTGTTTGATCGGTCCATTCCTGACTTTGCTAGAGACCATTTCAAAGATGTGACGGATCGCAGGTTATCAGCGCAAGGGTTGTCCATGCAGGATCTTACCCGGTTTGTCTGTCATCCCGGCGGCGCTAAGGTTGTTCAAGCGTTGGAGCAAGCACTGGACCTGCCCTCCAATTCCCTTGATGCGGAACGAGAGGTATTACGGGATTATGGCAACATGTCAGCACCGACTGCTCTGTTTGTTTTAGAACGCGTGCTGGAACAACCAAAACCAGGTCTGATGATGATGTGCGCACTCGGCCCGGGTTTTACTGCCTCGTTCCTCCCAATCACGGTTGTGGCGCAGCCATCATCATCTGCAAGCCTTGCCACCGATCACACTGAGCCAACAGGAGTAATCAATGCCTGA